A stretch of the Zeugodacus cucurbitae isolate PBARC_wt_2022May chromosome 6, idZeuCucr1.2, whole genome shotgun sequence genome encodes the following:
- the LOC128922698 gene encoding uncharacterized protein LOC128922698 — protein MYSSFSREVRKMEAPSGSGASNAETWPLFDNMSFLKQYIQPRPNGCTTNILDDMFSQELLEPISFKCSQTNLSSPSELSFSTPIRKRVKKTNSDDDGCFKEACELYKSMCAERSKGSEAVRSFGVMLTSIMNDNNIKQMKAIQVLTNSLFAIKSEPE, from the exons ATGTATAGTTCATTCAGTAGGGAGGTAAGGAAAATGGAGGCACCATCAGGAAGTGGGGCGAGTAACGCCGAAACCTGGCCATTGTTCGATAATATGAgctttttaaaacaatatatacagCCCAGACc AAATGGTTGCACCACAAACATTTTAGATGATATGTTTTCGCAGGAGCTGTTGGAGCCAATTAGTTTTAAATGTTCTCAGACTAATTTATCGTCGCCTTCGGAGTTGTCGTTTTCAACTCCGATCCGGAAAAgagtaaagaaaacaaacagCGATGACGACGGCTGCTTCAAAGAAGCGTGCGAGCTATACAAAAGCATGTGTGCAGAGAGGAGCAAAGGCAGCGAGGCGGTGAGGTCGTTTGGTGTTATGTTGACCTCTATCATGAACGataataacataaaacaaatgaaagcaatacaagttttaacaaattcattatttgctattaaatcggaacccgaataa
- the LOC128922697 gene encoding uncharacterized protein LOC128922697 isoform X2, which translates to MASCDARYTFTSASIGSYGGQSDGGVFQQSKFGKALLENKLPLPPRAPLLNESSTDFPHFFVADAAFPLKENLMRPYPGAQLPRNKAIFNYRLSRARRVIENSFGILTARWRVLRKVIDFSAKNCETIVLTCLVLHNFVMLNDHDRWYCPDTFVDTDTADHGILEGEWREDLESVGGALHSISSTRRNASCIAFRVRDFLAEYFINQGAVSFQEDRI; encoded by the exons ATGGCATCCTGCGACGCTAGGTATACGTTTACCTCTGCCAGCATTGGTAGCTATGGAGGACAAAGTGACGGAG gtGTCTTTCAGCAATCTAAATTTGGTAAAGCGCTCTTGGAAAACAAATTGCCACTACCACCAAGAGCTCCATTATTAAATGAATCCTCAAcagattttccacatttttttgtggCCGACGCAGCGTTTCCGTTGAAGGAAAACTTAATGCGACCTTACCCCGGTGCACAGCTGCCACgaaacaaagcaattttcaattacCGGTTATCGCGAGCTCGTAGAGTAATCGAAAATAGCTTTGGTATTTTAACCGCTCGATGGCGTGTTCTACGAAAGGTCATAGACTTTAGCGCAAAGAACTGCGAAACAATTGTGTTAACCTGCTTGGTTCTTCACAATTTTGTAATGTTGAATGACCATGATCGTTGGTATTGTCCAGATACATTTGTAGACACAGACACCGCAGACCATGGAATATTGGAGGGAGAATGGCGTGAAGATTTAGAGAGTGTTGGAGGTGCATTACATTCAATAAGTTCAACTCGACGCAATGCATCTTGTATCGCATTCCGTGTAAGGGATTTTTtggcagaatattttattaaccagGGAGCAGTTTCATTTCAAGAAGATCGTATttag
- the LOC128922697 gene encoding uncharacterized protein LOC128922697 isoform X1: MHLLILQQRTVYSLMASCDARYTFTSASIGSYGGQSDGGVFQQSKFGKALLENKLPLPPRAPLLNESSTDFPHFFVADAAFPLKENLMRPYPGAQLPRNKAIFNYRLSRARRVIENSFGILTARWRVLRKVIDFSAKNCETIVLTCLVLHNFVMLNDHDRWYCPDTFVDTDTADHGILEGEWREDLESVGGALHSISSTRRNASCIAFRVRDFLAEYFINQGAVSFQEDRI; encoded by the exons atgcat ttacttattttACAGCAACGCACCGTTTATAGTTTAATGGCATCCTGCGACGCTAGGTATACGTTTACCTCTGCCAGCATTGGTAGCTATGGAGGACAAAGTGACGGAG gtGTCTTTCAGCAATCTAAATTTGGTAAAGCGCTCTTGGAAAACAAATTGCCACTACCACCAAGAGCTCCATTATTAAATGAATCCTCAAcagattttccacatttttttgtggCCGACGCAGCGTTTCCGTTGAAGGAAAACTTAATGCGACCTTACCCCGGTGCACAGCTGCCACgaaacaaagcaattttcaattacCGGTTATCGCGAGCTCGTAGAGTAATCGAAAATAGCTTTGGTATTTTAACCGCTCGATGGCGTGTTCTACGAAAGGTCATAGACTTTAGCGCAAAGAACTGCGAAACAATTGTGTTAACCTGCTTGGTTCTTCACAATTTTGTAATGTTGAATGACCATGATCGTTGGTATTGTCCAGATACATTTGTAGACACAGACACCGCAGACCATGGAATATTGGAGGGAGAATGGCGTGAAGATTTAGAGAGTGTTGGAGGTGCATTACATTCAATAAGTTCAACTCGACGCAATGCATCTTGTATCGCATTCCGTGTAAGGGATTTTTtggcagaatattttattaaccagGGAGCAGTTTCATTTCAAGAAGATCGTATttag